One region of Archocentrus centrarchus isolate MPI-CPG fArcCen1 chromosome 6, fArcCen1, whole genome shotgun sequence genomic DNA includes:
- the gtf2h1 gene encoding general transcription factor IIH subunit 1 has translation MASLSEEVLLVVKKVRQKKQDGTLYLMAERIAWGPEGKDRFTVSHLYADIRCQKISPDGKAKVQLQLVLHTGESTTFHFANESTALKDRDATKELLQQLLPKFKKKANKELEEKNRLLQEDPVLFQLYKDLVVSQVISAEEFWANRLGGINNSDPSPYNNKQDVGISGAFLADIRPQTDGCNGLRYNLTADIIESIFRTYPAVKQKYSENVPHNLTEKEFWTRFFQSHYFHRDRINTGTQDIFSECAKQDEKGLKSLVTQGVKNPLVDLQSLEDKTLDEGYGICTTQPSTSSANKTVKESSNSAIIKRFNHHSAMVLAAGSRKGELPSDQVSETSSTDGNSRDSDFFQPPVKKVKLQEAIEYEDLQRENRPKTVPLNLKKSDRYAHGPVPLQSQQYTTSQDIINSVNYIRHEMANYKPNLTRVLSSTAATSAIAALSPGGVLMQAGAQQAINQMVPTEVRGELKHLYVAAGELLRHFWSCFPVNTPFLEEKVIKMKSNLERFQMTKLHPFKEKIQRQYLSTNLTGHLEEMLQTAYSKFHIWQTRRMMRKT, from the exons ATGGCATCACTATCAGAGGAGGTGCTGCTGGTGGTGAAAAAGGTCCGTCAGAAGAAGCAGGATGGCACACTCTATCTGATGGCTGAGCGTATAGCCTGGGGTCCAGAAGGCAAAGACCGCTTCACAGTCAGCCACTTATATGCAGATATCCGCT GTCAGAAGATCAGCCCTGATGGAAAAGCCAAAGTTCAGCTCCAGCTGGTCCTTCACACGGGCGAGAGCACCACATTCCACTTTGCCAACGAGAGCACTGCGCTCAAAGACCGAGATGCTACCAAGGAACTGCTGCAGCAGCTACTGCCCAAGTTCAAAAAGAAAGCCAACaaggagctggaggagaaaaacag GTTGCTTCAAGAAGATCCGGTGCTTTTCCAGCTATATAAAGACCTTGTGGTGAGCCAAGTGATCAGTGCTGAGGAATTCTGGGCCAACCGGTTAGGAGGCATTAATAACTCAGACCCCTCACCTTACAACAACAAACAGGATGTCGGCATATCCGGAGCATTTCTG GCCGACATTAGACCTCAAACAGATGGCTGCAATGGACTGAGATATAACCTGACAGCTGACATCATTGAATCCATCTTCAGAACATATCCCGCAG TGAAGCAGAAGTATAGTGAAAATGTGCCTCACAACCTGACGGAGAAGGAGTTCTGGACCCGCTTTTTCCAGTCCCATTATTTTCACAGAGACCGCAttaacacaggaacacaggataTCTTCTCTGAGTGTGCAAAGCAGGATGAGAAGG GGTTAAAGTCTCTGGTGACTCAAGGAGTGAAGAATCCTTTGGTTGACCTCCAGTCATTGGAGGATAAAACATTAGATGAG GGTTATGGAATTTGCACAACACAGCCCTCAACATCCAGTGCGAACAAGACGGTGAAGGAGAGCAGTAACTCTGCTATTATAAAGCGGTTCAACCATCACAGTGCCATGGTCCTGGCGGCAGGCTCACGGAAAGG GGAGTTACCATCTGACCAAGTCAGTGAGACGAGCAGTACAGATGGAAACTCAAGGGATTCTGACTTCTTTCAACCTCCTGTTAAGAAG GTTAAACTACAGGAAGCCATAGAATATGAGGATCTGCAAAGGGAAAACAGACCAAAAACAGTCCCATTAAACCTGAAGAAGTCTGACAG gTATGCTCATGGACCTGTGCCACTTCAATCCCAGCAGTACACAACTAGCCAGGATATCATCAACTCTGTCAACTACATCCGGCATGAGATGGCCAATTACAAACCCAACCTCACTCGG GTGTTGTCCAGCACAGCAGCTACTTCTGCCATTGCAGCACTTTCTCCAGGTGGTGTCCTCATGCAGGCAGGTGCACAGCAAGCCATAAATC aaatGGTACCCACTGAGGTTCGGGGGGAGTTGAAGCATCTTTATGTAGCTGCTGGAGAGTTATTGAGACACTTCTGGTCGTGTTTTCCTGTAAACACACCATTTTTGGAGGAGAAG GTGATAAAAATGAAGTCAAACCTCGAGAGATTTCAAATGACCAAGCTTCATCCTTTTAAGGAGAAAATTCAACGTCAGTACTTGAGTACAAAT CTCACAGGGCACTTGGAGGAGATGTTGCAGACGGCCTATAGCAAGTTCCACATCTGGCAGACCCGGCGGATGATGAGGAAAACTTGA